A genomic segment from Pseudoalteromonas nigrifaciens encodes:
- a CDS encoding TonB-dependent receptor, with amino-acid sequence MSTCNNRPFSLPALTFIKSALCLSVLSAIGSAYAAQPALTAKNNADIEVIEVRGIRSSMAENLDIKRMSSSVVDAITAEDIGKFPDKNVADSLQRIPGVMIERDGGEGASVSIRGLSSELTFTQLNGNFIASSPGEPSRSFDYTLLPSAMIASVEVYKSPEARLDEGGVGGTVLMHSRKPLSMEANSGVLNVEGTYSDVTQNSEPQLTGLYSWKNDAETLGFLVGYTRQERTNRTLSGGTDANVWRYTGDGQPVDVNGNAVNNNNSWDTITDTNGNNYDGVWFPQVVRGSVLNEKREREGIQFSTQWRPTNRVEIGLNYFGFTLGQNRTESVIDMPEWSLNPDYLTDVNLDESGTIVNGMQFDATASGAQGDMQFPWMRGSYVREESSSDTFDFNLTYEGDDFKARFVAGNTRSKGGPEESWEAAYKSSNTSENPTTIENAAQNAGWQLGKNDVTLNIDPNTLANLLSGVGGGRDPGSSNSSFVRSELEESYYQGDLDFYTDWGFLTTIKTGVKYREATLHRETGNTFFLDPRFDIVAGEAKEGGITRFDSYQWNNGMPAAQDVFINQGNIAGGFNINQMPSIDWDKYRDMITSNYVPYTRMEDNFVYDIEEKIAAFYLQGDFEFNQVRGNLGVRVVRSKTMSASTDLYTYFLDHTNDETGEPVTGDDRSVEDYQLVVQQNTDTQVLPSFNIAWDATDDLVIRGAVAKVMSRPDYADLGAQQRISYISDEWAQDRADFNEQPGFSGSGGNKNLKSFISVQADLSIEYYYAEGSAIGLALFHKKVDNFVVPVVINAQQNFAGKNGIVEAGNINITPYSTVGNGTNAVSKGAEVFLQHAFDSGFGFYANYTYNKTNKAEVTVDGEAFGQSPLIGSAKYQYNTSVYFEGDDFNIRASYNKRGETVLGLNSGLNVYQDPYDQVDVNASINLYEGLSFTAAIINLTKSESVTRLGNDSDARLLNSSYSGRRYYAGFNYSF; translated from the coding sequence ATGAGTACTTGCAATAATCGCCCCTTTTCACTACCAGCATTAACATTTATAAAATCAGCGCTGTGTTTATCTGTTTTATCTGCCATAGGTAGCGCGTATGCGGCGCAACCAGCCCTCACCGCTAAAAATAATGCCGATATAGAAGTAATAGAAGTACGAGGGATTCGCTCCAGTATGGCCGAAAACCTCGACATTAAACGCATGTCTAGCTCAGTTGTTGATGCTATAACCGCAGAAGATATTGGTAAGTTTCCAGACAAAAACGTAGCCGACTCATTGCAACGTATACCAGGGGTAATGATTGAACGTGATGGCGGCGAAGGCGCATCGGTAAGTATTCGAGGTTTGTCGTCTGAGCTTACTTTTACTCAGCTTAACGGTAATTTTATTGCCTCGTCACCAGGTGAGCCTTCGCGTTCGTTTGATTACACGCTACTCCCTTCAGCCATGATAGCCAGTGTTGAGGTATATAAATCGCCCGAAGCGCGTTTAGATGAAGGCGGTGTAGGTGGCACAGTATTAATGCATAGCCGTAAGCCGCTCAGCATGGAGGCAAATTCTGGAGTGCTCAATGTTGAAGGGACTTACAGTGACGTAACGCAAAACAGTGAGCCACAACTAACCGGTTTATATTCTTGGAAAAACGATGCCGAAACACTTGGCTTTTTAGTGGGTTATACTCGCCAAGAACGCACTAATCGTACCCTCTCGGGTGGCACCGATGCCAATGTATGGCGCTACACAGGTGATGGTCAACCGGTAGATGTAAATGGTAACGCGGTCAATAACAATAATAGTTGGGATACAATTACCGATACCAATGGTAATAATTATGATGGCGTGTGGTTTCCACAAGTCGTGCGCGGCTCGGTACTTAATGAAAAACGTGAACGTGAAGGCATACAGTTTAGTACCCAGTGGCGTCCAACCAATCGTGTAGAAATAGGATTAAACTATTTTGGCTTTACGCTGGGGCAAAACAGAACTGAGTCGGTTATTGATATGCCAGAGTGGTCGTTAAATCCCGATTACCTAACCGATGTGAACTTGGATGAATCGGGCACGATTGTTAATGGTATGCAGTTTGATGCTACAGCGAGTGGCGCACAAGGTGACATGCAGTTTCCGTGGATGCGTGGCAGTTATGTTCGTGAGGAGTCGAGTTCAGATACCTTCGATTTTAATTTAACTTACGAAGGTGATGATTTTAAAGCGCGCTTTGTTGCGGGCAATACTCGCTCAAAAGGCGGCCCAGAAGAAAGTTGGGAGGCCGCCTATAAAAGCTCAAATACCAGCGAAAACCCAACAACCATTGAAAACGCAGCGCAAAATGCTGGTTGGCAACTTGGTAAAAACGATGTAACCCTCAATATAGACCCAAATACACTGGCTAATTTACTCAGTGGCGTAGGCGGTGGGCGCGATCCGGGTTCATCAAACTCAAGCTTTGTACGCAGCGAGCTTGAAGAAAGTTACTACCAAGGCGATCTAGATTTTTACACCGATTGGGGCTTTTTAACAACCATTAAAACCGGCGTAAAATACCGCGAAGCCACATTACACCGCGAAACCGGTAATACCTTCTTTTTAGATCCTCGTTTTGATATTGTCGCTGGGGAAGCCAAAGAGGGCGGCATAACTCGCTTTGACAGTTACCAGTGGAATAACGGTATGCCGGCAGCGCAAGATGTTTTTATTAACCAAGGCAATATTGCAGGGGGCTTTAATATAAACCAAATGCCCAGTATTGATTGGGATAAATACCGCGATATGATTACCAGTAACTACGTGCCTTACACCCGTATGGAAGACAACTTTGTATACGATATAGAAGAAAAAATAGCGGCTTTTTATCTGCAAGGTGACTTTGAATTTAATCAAGTTAGAGGTAATTTAGGAGTACGGGTTGTACGCAGCAAAACCATGAGTGCTTCTACCGATTTATATACCTACTTTTTAGATCATACCAATGATGAAACAGGGGAGCCTGTTACCGGTGATGATCGCTCAGTCGAGGATTACCAACTTGTAGTGCAACAAAACACCGACACCCAAGTACTGCCTAGCTTTAACATTGCCTGGGATGCCACAGATGACTTAGTTATTCGTGGCGCGGTTGCTAAAGTAATGTCGCGCCCCGATTATGCTGATTTAGGCGCGCAGCAACGCATTAGTTATATTTCAGACGAGTGGGCACAAGACAGAGCCGATTTTAACGAGCAACCTGGCTTTAGTGGCAGTGGCGGTAATAAAAACTTAAAATCGTTTATATCGGTACAAGCCGATTTATCTATCGAATATTATTACGCTGAAGGCTCAGCAATTGGCTTAGCGCTATTTCATAAAAAAGTTGATAACTTTGTAGTGCCAGTGGTAATTAACGCCCAACAAAATTTTGCTGGTAAAAACGGTATTGTAGAGGCGGGTAATATAAATATTACTCCTTACAGCACAGTAGGTAATGGCACTAACGCGGTATCTAAAGGAGCCGAGGTGTTTTTGCAACATGCCTTTGATAGCGGCTTTGGTTTTTACGCTAACTACACCTATAACAAAACCAATAAAGCAGAAGTAACCGTAGATGGCGAAGCATTTGGACAATCGCCACTGATCGGCAGTGCTAAGTATCAATATAATACTTCGGTTTATTTTGAGGGTGATGATTTTAACATACGTGCCTCATACAATAAGCGCGGCGAAACGGTACTGGGCTTAAATAGTGGCTTAAACGTGTACCAAGACCCATACGATCAAGTTGATGTTAATGCCTCAATTAACTTATACGAAGGCCTTAGTTTTACCGCAGCAATTATAAACTTAACCAAGTCAGAGTCGGTTACCCGTTTAGGTAACGATAGTGACGCACGGTTACTAAACTCAAGCTACTCGGGCAGGCGTTATTACGCTGGGTTTAACTACAGCTTTTAA
- the dsbG gene encoding thiol:disulfide interchange protein DsbG, with protein sequence MKLIYLLPLLAFTSPILAQQKALPAPLKLVTEQGGEIVSEFAAPANMKGYVADFKGQVITLYITADEQYLFTGPMLDANGNNVGEQAANDYATGPKAQKDWQTLESSHWIVDGSASAKRVVYTFTDPNCPYCRQFWQNARPWVDAGEVQIRHILVGILKADSLDKAAAIMSASNPEEVLKKFENDNLVGTLQPLKNPPEHINAQLMKNHQIMMSVGARATPATFYHDANGAVKMQMGLPPASLMTEILGPLPSKPTK encoded by the coding sequence ATGAAGTTAATTTATTTATTGCCATTACTTGCGTTTACCTCGCCCATATTGGCTCAACAAAAAGCACTGCCAGCACCCCTTAAGTTAGTTACTGAGCAAGGCGGCGAAATAGTCAGCGAGTTTGCAGCGCCTGCCAACATGAAAGGCTATGTTGCCGACTTTAAAGGCCAAGTTATTACTTTATATATCACCGCCGACGAGCAATATTTATTTACCGGCCCTATGCTTGACGCCAATGGTAATAATGTAGGAGAGCAAGCAGCAAACGACTACGCTACAGGCCCTAAAGCGCAAAAAGACTGGCAAACATTAGAGAGTAGCCATTGGATAGTTGATGGTTCAGCCTCGGCAAAGCGAGTAGTTTATACCTTCACTGATCCAAACTGCCCTTACTGCAGACAGTTTTGGCAAAATGCGCGTCCTTGGGTGGATGCGGGTGAGGTACAAATACGCCATATTTTAGTGGGTATTTTAAAAGCCGACAGCTTAGACAAAGCGGCGGCTATTATGAGTGCAAGCAACCCTGAAGAAGTGTTAAAAAAGTTTGAAAACGATAATTTAGTGGGTACATTACAGCCGCTAAAAAATCCACCTGAGCACATAAATGCGCAATTAATGAAAAACCATCAAATAATGATGAGTGTTGGTGCCAGAGCCACCCCCGCTACTTTTTATCACGATGCTAATGGTGCGGTAAAAATGCAAATGGGTTTACCGCCTGCGTCATTAATGACTGAGATCCTCGGCCCACTGCCAAGTAAGCCAACCAAGTAA